Proteins from one Juglans microcarpa x Juglans regia isolate MS1-56 chromosome 6S, Jm3101_v1.0, whole genome shotgun sequence genomic window:
- the LOC121236876 gene encoding uncharacterized protein At4g26450 isoform X1, with protein sequence MHPRHRSPGNGYRSSSMGMGVAASQISPEGLMVRGHGGFYGGSEFRNFGRGFGRGQGHPKSYQQSPQPPLRKGDIFMEAGRLAAEYLVSQGLLPQSALSAVKWQNGSLKRQLGEFQELRPQEGDQFSLPPEGRTSALARLSNSTSDAGLGSGKRRLLGDINPKGRRRAASFRNYSSDYGRDYRRSGSWSDRLRSSADVEGDGNIASGQYHEEEKQFGKDVTDDLHIGGRSELAPKTEDAGDLEFELDEYQFQDDDMLIKASSSSTGKDQHEANGEFPARSYDFKNMNVGIGEVKHGTSSDETDKQGTKQEVTIQDSVVDGNFSDNTSTDLLTLCKFSKVPTRTRSSLSHRGSKVDPVPKIEEGKAPDMRPQRGSECLVDNAPVDTSLVDAPSSKIYDSRCIESEVARAQFVCSAENVVKVDSADDIEQGEFATQSFSDMQNRQEPPVLPGFPSCSSTVKERGEKRALEDSDIREGIKKARERTPSQVTKADEYLHLSNSSEKKESSQEDRASPGENMIMALDHESLENDSLFAKAKTEPCVGYAEEKQLFPGSFKICDLNLGGASETNENHDNDPIHIYHSVSRNRKEPAPIDVDLSMSNTKISGEYSRHVTDAKEIEVIDLENDSALEDKAFHDAARKTETVYMGLEGFPNNAPNANDISVIQDGYGLMISELLAGDFSNCSSVPGDVTSMQSGMGLPNGEGSLADDDSIYMSLEEIPLSFLPAWEQQPPRDYEKPF encoded by the exons ATGCATCCCCGACATCGTAGTCCTGGAAATGGGTATAGGTCCAGTTCCATGGGAATGGGTGTAGCTGCCTCTCAGATCTCCCCTGAGGGTTTGATGGTTAGAGGCCATGGAGGGTTTTACGGCGGCTCCGAATTCAGGAACTTTGGTCGTGGTTTTGGGCGTGGCCAGGGCCACCCTAAATCATATCAACAATCACCACAACCACCCCTGCGTAAAGGTGACATCTTTATGGAAGCGGGTCGACTTGCAGCCGAGTATTTGGTTTCTCAGGGATTGCTACCTCAAAGTGCACTTTCGGCTGTTAAGTGGCAAAACGGTAGTTTGAAGAGGCAGTTGGGGGAGTTTCAAGAGCTTAGGCCTCAGGAGGGAGACCAATTCTCCCTTCCACCGGAGGGCCGAACATCTGCCCTTGCCCGATTGTCGAATTCTACTTCTGATGCTGGGTTGGGATCGGGTAAGAGAAGGCTTTTAGGTGATATTAATcccaaaggaagaagaagagcagcATCATTCCGAAATTATAGCTCGGATTATGGCCGAGACTACAGAAGGAGTGGCTCATGGTCTGATAGACTTAGGTCATCCGCTGACGTTGAGGGTGATGGCAATATTGCTTCTGGACAGTACCATGAGGAGGAGAAGCAATTTGGTAAAGATGTCACTGATGATCTGCACATTGGTGGTCGAAGTGAATTAGCACCAAAAACTGAGGATGCTGGTGATTTGGAATTTGAATTGGATGAGTATCAGTTCCAAGATGATGATATGCTCATAAAGGCTAGTTCTTCTAGTACAGGGAAAGATCAACATGAGGCTAATGGAGAATTCCCAGCAAGGTCTTATGATTTCAAGAATATGAATGTGGGAATAGGAGAGGTGAAGCATGGCACCAGCAGTGATGAGACTGACAAACAGGGTACCAAACAAGAAGTAACCATCCAGGATAGTGTTGTGGATGGAAATTTCTCGGACAACACCAGCACTGATTTACTAACACTCTGTAAATTTTCCAAGGTGCCCACTAGAACCCGCTCTTCATTGTCGCATAGGGGCTCAAAGGTTGACCCTGTTCCAAAGATTGAGGAAGGAAAAGCTCCTGATATGCGGCCTCAAAGAGGATCTGAATGTTTAGTTGACAATGCCCCTGTTGACACCTCCTTGGTTGATGCTCCAtcaagtaaaatttatgattcGAGGTGTATTGAATCTGAAGTTGCTAGGGCTCAATTTGTGTGTTCTGCTGAAAATGTGGTCAAAGTAGATTCTGCAGATGATATTGAGCAGGGTGAATTTGCGACTCAGTCTTTCTCGGATATGCAAAATAGGCAAGAACCACCAGTACTGCCTGGTTTTCCAAGTTGCAGCTCCACTGTTAAGGAAAGAGGTGAAAAAAGAGCTCTAGAAGATAGTGATATCAGGGAGGGAATAAAAAAGGCAAGAGAGAGGACTCCCTCTCAGGTAACAAAGGCTGATGAGTATCTCCACCTTTCTAACTCCAGTGAAAAGAAGGAGAGTTCACAGGAAGACAGGGCTTCACCTGGTGAGAACATGATCATGGCTTTAGATCATGAGAGCTTGGAGAATGATTCTCTGTTCGCTAAAGCTAAGACTGAACCATGTGTTGGGTATGCAGAAGAGAAGCAACTTTTTCCTGGTTCATTTAAAATCTGTGACCTTAATCTCGGGGGAGCTTCTGAAACCAATGAGAATCATGATAATGATCCGATCCATATTTACCATTCTGTTtccagaaacagaaaagaacCAGCACCAATTGATGTTGACTTGTCAATGAGTAACACCAAGATATCTGGTGAATACAGTAGACATGTCACTGATGCTAAAGAGATTGAAGTTAttgatttagaaaatgattctGCCCTGGAAGATAAGGCCTTCCATGATGCAGCAAGAAA GACAGAGACTGTGTATATGGGCCTTGAGGGTTTCCCTAACAATGCACCGAATGCCAATGATATTTCTGTCATTCAGGATGGTTATGGGCTTATGATCTCAGAGCTGCTCGCAGGTGATTTTTCAAATTGTTCTTCAGTACCAGGGGATGTTACTTCAATGCAAAGCGGGATGGGCCTTCCCAATGGAGAG GGGTCTCTTGCTGATGATGATTCCATATATATGTCCCTGGAAGAAATACCATTAA GCTTTTTGCCAGCCTGGGAGCAGCAACCGCCACGGGACTATGAGAAGCCCTTCTAA
- the LOC121236876 gene encoding uncharacterized protein At4g26450 isoform X2, whose translation MHPRHRSPGNGYRSSSMGMGVAASQISPEGLMVRGHGGFYGGSEFRNFGRGFGRGQGHPKSYQQSPQPPLRKGDIFMEAGRLAAEYLVSQGLLPQSALSAVKWQNGSLKRQLGEFQELRPQEGDQFSLPPEGRTSALARLSNSTSDAGLGSGKRRLLGDINPKGRRRAASFRNYSSDYGRDYRRSGSWSDRLRSSADVEGDGNIASGQYHEEEKQFGKDVTDDLHIGGRSELAPKTEDAGDLEFELDEYQFQDDDMLIKASSSSTGKDQHEANGEFPARSYDFKNMNVGIGEVKHGTSSDETDKQGTKQEVTIQDSVVDGNFSDNTSTDLLTLCKFSKVPTRTRSSLSHRGSKVDPVPKIEEGKAPDMRPQRGSECLVDNAPVDTSLVDAPSSKIYDSRCIESEVARAQFVCSAENVVKVDSADDIEQGEFATQSFSDMQNRQEPPVLPGFPSCSSTVKERGEKRALEDSDIREGIKKARERTPSQVTKADEYLHLSNSSEKKESSQEDRASPGENMIMALDHESLENDSLFAKAKTEPCVGYAEEKQLFPGSFKICDLNLGGASETNENHDNDPIHIYHSVSRNRKEPAPIDVDLSMSNTKISGEYSRHVTDAKEIEVIDLENDSALEDKAFHDAARKTETVYMGLEGFPNNAPNANDISVIQDGYGLMISELLAGDFSNCSSVPGDVTSMQSGMGLPNGEGSLADDDSIYMSLEEIPLSMPDI comes from the exons ATGCATCCCCGACATCGTAGTCCTGGAAATGGGTATAGGTCCAGTTCCATGGGAATGGGTGTAGCTGCCTCTCAGATCTCCCCTGAGGGTTTGATGGTTAGAGGCCATGGAGGGTTTTACGGCGGCTCCGAATTCAGGAACTTTGGTCGTGGTTTTGGGCGTGGCCAGGGCCACCCTAAATCATATCAACAATCACCACAACCACCCCTGCGTAAAGGTGACATCTTTATGGAAGCGGGTCGACTTGCAGCCGAGTATTTGGTTTCTCAGGGATTGCTACCTCAAAGTGCACTTTCGGCTGTTAAGTGGCAAAACGGTAGTTTGAAGAGGCAGTTGGGGGAGTTTCAAGAGCTTAGGCCTCAGGAGGGAGACCAATTCTCCCTTCCACCGGAGGGCCGAACATCTGCCCTTGCCCGATTGTCGAATTCTACTTCTGATGCTGGGTTGGGATCGGGTAAGAGAAGGCTTTTAGGTGATATTAATcccaaaggaagaagaagagcagcATCATTCCGAAATTATAGCTCGGATTATGGCCGAGACTACAGAAGGAGTGGCTCATGGTCTGATAGACTTAGGTCATCCGCTGACGTTGAGGGTGATGGCAATATTGCTTCTGGACAGTACCATGAGGAGGAGAAGCAATTTGGTAAAGATGTCACTGATGATCTGCACATTGGTGGTCGAAGTGAATTAGCACCAAAAACTGAGGATGCTGGTGATTTGGAATTTGAATTGGATGAGTATCAGTTCCAAGATGATGATATGCTCATAAAGGCTAGTTCTTCTAGTACAGGGAAAGATCAACATGAGGCTAATGGAGAATTCCCAGCAAGGTCTTATGATTTCAAGAATATGAATGTGGGAATAGGAGAGGTGAAGCATGGCACCAGCAGTGATGAGACTGACAAACAGGGTACCAAACAAGAAGTAACCATCCAGGATAGTGTTGTGGATGGAAATTTCTCGGACAACACCAGCACTGATTTACTAACACTCTGTAAATTTTCCAAGGTGCCCACTAGAACCCGCTCTTCATTGTCGCATAGGGGCTCAAAGGTTGACCCTGTTCCAAAGATTGAGGAAGGAAAAGCTCCTGATATGCGGCCTCAAAGAGGATCTGAATGTTTAGTTGACAATGCCCCTGTTGACACCTCCTTGGTTGATGCTCCAtcaagtaaaatttatgattcGAGGTGTATTGAATCTGAAGTTGCTAGGGCTCAATTTGTGTGTTCTGCTGAAAATGTGGTCAAAGTAGATTCTGCAGATGATATTGAGCAGGGTGAATTTGCGACTCAGTCTTTCTCGGATATGCAAAATAGGCAAGAACCACCAGTACTGCCTGGTTTTCCAAGTTGCAGCTCCACTGTTAAGGAAAGAGGTGAAAAAAGAGCTCTAGAAGATAGTGATATCAGGGAGGGAATAAAAAAGGCAAGAGAGAGGACTCCCTCTCAGGTAACAAAGGCTGATGAGTATCTCCACCTTTCTAACTCCAGTGAAAAGAAGGAGAGTTCACAGGAAGACAGGGCTTCACCTGGTGAGAACATGATCATGGCTTTAGATCATGAGAGCTTGGAGAATGATTCTCTGTTCGCTAAAGCTAAGACTGAACCATGTGTTGGGTATGCAGAAGAGAAGCAACTTTTTCCTGGTTCATTTAAAATCTGTGACCTTAATCTCGGGGGAGCTTCTGAAACCAATGAGAATCATGATAATGATCCGATCCATATTTACCATTCTGTTtccagaaacagaaaagaacCAGCACCAATTGATGTTGACTTGTCAATGAGTAACACCAAGATATCTGGTGAATACAGTAGACATGTCACTGATGCTAAAGAGATTGAAGTTAttgatttagaaaatgattctGCCCTGGAAGATAAGGCCTTCCATGATGCAGCAAGAAA GACAGAGACTGTGTATATGGGCCTTGAGGGTTTCCCTAACAATGCACCGAATGCCAATGATATTTCTGTCATTCAGGATGGTTATGGGCTTATGATCTCAGAGCTGCTCGCAGGTGATTTTTCAAATTGTTCTTCAGTACCAGGGGATGTTACTTCAATGCAAAGCGGGATGGGCCTTCCCAATGGAGAG GGGTCTCTTGCTGATGATGATTCCATATATATGTCCCTGGAAGAAATACCATTAAGTATGCCAGATATTTAA